The Dreissena polymorpha isolate Duluth1 chromosome 4, UMN_Dpol_1.0, whole genome shotgun sequence region CGTTTTACCAAATCGAAATCTTCTGTCGTCGGCTCAAGATTTGTGGGATGACTGAGGTTATGGCATTTTTGTTCTCAGGTCGTCGTTATCCGTCATCAACAGATAGTACACGAATAATTAGACAAAAAGACCACTCTACAcgtgtttttttcaaaacataattttcatcaGTGTGTTGTTTCCTTATATGTGTACATTAATTTAACAGATATTGAGAAACGTCAAGTCCTGTGTCACTATGTATTGCTGATATTTACGCCCGGTATCACATCTATATCATGGCAAAAAACGAATACCTATATTTCTTTTCAAGAGTAAATGTAAATATCGCTATATTAGATTGTTTGATGTCATGCCGAAAAGACGCGGATAATACAAGTAATTGACTATCAGATTAtatataatttctaaaatatgttcaaaaacaaAAAGCTGATTTCTCTCTAGCTCGACTGGTAAACAAATTGTATGACCATTTACGGACAACATCTATCTTTTCTCTTCTGTTTCCTCCCTAGCCGTGAACGCTGAGAAGGACTACATCACGTTCGAGCGCCTCCGGAAGTCGCAGCCCCACGCCGTCACCTACACCAGTTTCTACAACACCATCCAGGGAGAGGCGCGCAAACCGCGGACGCCCAAAACACCGTCCGCAATTGCTTACTCCGGTATCGAGCTTAGCCCGTCATCCGCGCGATCACGCGGCACGTTACGTCGCTCGTCCCAGTCTCTTTCTGAGTCGCCTGCAAGTCGGCTGTTTGCCATGGACACGGGCGGCAGACAGTTTAACGGTGCATACAAAATGTCCCAGTCAACACCGATAGACGCTCAGACGCCAAGTGCATACAAAATGTCTCAGTCAACACCTATAGACGTTAGGACGCCATTCTCTTGATACTTTTGCTAAGTTGTAGCGAA contains the following coding sequences:
- the LOC127876153 gene encoding uncharacterized protein LOC127876153 isoform X2; translated protein: MTSYKPISFDREYTLEQINWKRSMTEIDLKRRRADMRERDRMQIKIITKLDSPTLGFEVENFRLFNRLRKTETAIHNTIPTLDTVNAEKDYITFERLRKSQPHAVTYTSFYNTIQGEARKPRTPKTPSAIAYSGIELSPSSARSRGTLRRSSQSLSESPASRLFAMDTGGRQFNGAYKMSQSTPIDAQTPSAYKMSQSTPIDVRTPFS
- the LOC127876153 gene encoding uncharacterized protein LOC127876153 isoform X1: MRVSVGHTEHVDLVLPCLSLSEYTRIYQWKRSMTEIDLKRRRADMRERDRMQIKIITKLDSPTLGFEVENFRLFNRLRKTETAIHNTIPTLDTVNAEKDYITFERLRKSQPHAVTYTSFYNTIQGEARKPRTPKTPSAIAYSGIELSPSSARSRGTLRRSSQSLSESPASRLFAMDTGGRQFNGAYKMSQSTPIDAQTPSAYKMSQSTPIDVRTPFS